TTAATATTACTTCCCcagtctcaatttatatgatttacatTTCTATAATTTTTAGTCAGTCCCAAAAAGAATGAGATACTTTTGTATTTGgtaacaatttaattttaaaataactttttttatccttaataaaataatttatagtcacacaaacatttatgacttattatagatcataaatttcataaatctttcttccttttttaaacTCTGTGTTTAATCAAAGTGGCTTATATAATTAGAACGGAAgaagtaaaatttattttcctcATTCCTTTTAAATTGTTCCCCTCATTTTTCGTGAGTCAATTTGACTAAGTTTCAAAGTTAtaatagattagattaatttaattattttagaattaaaagttaaatatttaaaaactacatgaaagtaactatatattataattatttttaatttaattaaaaatacatcttaaaatgttgatcaaagtttatatcatttgactctaaaaaataagcaattaaaaagtaatgaagaaagtaaatatttaaaacactattatcaaaaaatttcttaataaagCAATAAACTGTCACATCACATGTGGACCCACAATTACATCAGTCAAGTCAAACACTCCGTCTGTTGACTAAGTTTTTGTTTTCTTCCTTCGCCACTTTCCTATTTAAGCAGCTCTTTCCTCcctatactaaaaaaaaaaacacattacTATCCCCCTCCCCAAAAAATGGCACGTAGACATAGACGTACGGCGGTGGCGACAGTAACAGCAATAGAAAAGGAGGTGCATTACCGCGGAGTAAGGAAGAGGCCATGAGGGAGATATGCAGCGGAGATAAGAGATCCACATAGGAAATGCCAAGTATGGTTAGGTACATTTGATACTGCAGTGGAGGCAGGGATGGCGTATGATGCAACAGCCATAGAGTTTCGAGGTGTTAAGGCAAAAACAAACTTACCAATTCCTGTTGATTTGACTCGAAGTCCCAGTGAGGTGAGTACTATTGAATCATCTACCACGATGACTAAGTTGAAGAAGGTGGAGGTTCCTGAGGAACTGGTGATAGTTGAATCATCACCGCTCCCATTGGATCTAACCCTTGGCAGGTCCTCATACTGTCTAGGAAGTAAGTTCTTTTCCTCCCAGACTCAGAATCATCTTGATGCTCGTGGTGGTGGTGGCGGTCTTGATCGTGGTGAAATGTTTCATACTAATGGATTTGGATCCGTAATCATAGGTTCCGATGCAGGAGATCTCAGTGAGTCAGATTCTTCATCAGTGGTTGATTTTATGGAT
The Capsicum annuum cultivar UCD-10X-F1 unplaced genomic scaffold, UCD10Xv1.1 ctg41437, whole genome shotgun sequence DNA segment above includes these coding regions:
- the LOC124891851 gene encoding ethylene-responsive transcription factor 4-like, which gives rise to MAYDATAIEFRGVKAKTNLPIPVDLTRSPSEVSTIESSTTMTKLKKVEVPEELVIVESSPLPLDLTLGRSSYCLGSKFFSSQTQNHLDARGGGGGLDRGEMFHTNGFGSVIIGSDAGDLSESDSSSVVDFMDSDTKGIQIDLNFPPVPKKM